The genomic window CCCAATTTTATGCACAAGTGATTTTAGAGCTGGTGCTTTTGCAAAAGATAACTTAGGCATTAAAAAATATGTAAATATTGATGTGGTAAGAAATCTTCATAATATTATGCAAAGAAGAGATATTTTAATTTATGATACTCCTGAAGTAAATGAAGAGATGAAAAAAGACATGAAAGAATTCTGTACTTTTCTGTATGAAGTAGGTGTGGAAATAGATGGAATTATCGTTGATAAATCTATATATTCAAAAAATCAAACTCCAAATCTTGAAAAAACCATATTCTTTGGAGATGATGATTATAATAATCTATTTTTAAAAATGACAAAAGAATATGAAAAATTTGATTTAAATCTTTTAATGGGTCATTATTTTTTTCTTGGAAATGAAAAAATATTTAGTAAACATTTTTCAAATGTAATTGAGGAAGAAGAGTATGTTCAAACTATTCAAAATTCAAAATATCTCTTGACAGCATCACTACAAACTGCACTTGAATCTCTTGCTTGTGGTAATAACCCTGTTTTATTTAAAAGAATTGATAAAAGTTATGATGATAAACTAATAAATGAATTAAACCTTCCCGTACTAGAATTTACAAATATAAAAGATTTAATTAACCAATTTGATTCAATAATAAAAAATTATCCAACAATTACAAATTTTAAAATTATAAATCTTGATAATTATATTTCAGAAATAAAAAATAAAATAGAATTATTCAATAAATTATTAAAAACATAACTCTTACAAATACTTAAATATAATCAAATCTTATAATTAATTATGCAAATCATAAGGTTTCTTTATATAGAATTAAAAAAAATTATAAAGGTCTTATAATGAATGAAAAAAATGCGTTTTCAAAAAAAACTCCTTACAGATACAGAAGATATATTGGTTATTTAATAGCTAGTATTGTTGCGTTAGGTTTACCTTTTATCAGAATTGATGGTAATCATATCTTTTTATTATCTTTTGATAAAAAACAGTTGCATCTTTTAGGAACTGCTTTTGATATGCAAGAGTTATATTTAATGCCATTTCTATTAATGCTTCTTTTTTTAGGAATATTTGCTGCAACTTCTCTTGGTGGTAGAGCATGGTGTGGTTGGGCCTGTCCACAAACTATCTTTAGAGTTATATATAGAGATTTAATTGAATCTTGGCTTTTAGGATTAAGAAGAATAAAAAATAAACAAAAAGAACCTGATTTATCAAAAGCTGAAAATAAAACAAAAAAAGTTATAGGTATTATACTTTGGGCATGTTTAGCGCTTCTTGCAGCTGCTGATTTTATGTGGTATTTTGTTCCACCAGAAGATTTCCTAGCATATTTACAAGATCCTACTGAACATCTATTTTTAATTGGTTTTGTTTTATCAATTGCAGCGTTTTTAGTTTATGATGTTGTATTTTTAAAAGAAGATTTCTGCGTATATATCTGTCCTTATTCAAGAGTTCAGTCAGTTTTATATGATAATGATACATATCAAGCAATTTACTCTACAAATAGAGGTGGAGAAATTTACAATGACCACAAAGAAAAAATCATTTTTAAAGCAAAAGATTTACCAGACACTAAAAATGAGTGTACAACTTGTGAGGCTTGTGTAACTGTTTGTCCAACTCATATAGATATTAGAAAAGGTTTACAACTTGAGTGTATCAATTGTTTGGAATGTGTGGATGCTTGTACAAGTGTTATGGGGAAATTAGGTAAACCTTCACTTGTTCAATGGTCAAGTACAAATGCAATTAAAAATGATATCCCTACAAAAATGGTTAGAAGATCAACAATTATGTATTTTGTTGCGTTAGTTGTTGTAATTGCATTGCTATTCTTAATGGGTGGAGAGAAAGAGCATATGCTTTTAAATATCAATAAAACAACTCAACTATATAAAATAAAAGAGAATCATGTAGTTGCTAATAATTTTGTATTACTATTCCAAAATACAGAATCAAAACCGCTAACTTATGATTTAGAAATTGTTGATCATCCAGATATTAAAATTATAAGATTCGAACCATTTACTTTAAGTCCAGGAAAACTTGCAAAAAAAGTTGTTATTTTAGAAACTGACAAAATTTTAGTAAGTGATAAACTGAAAGACACTCCTATAACGGTTACCATAAAAGCTTTTGCAAAAGAAGATCCTGAAAAAGTTGTGGTTTATAGAAAAGCCGTATTTATCTATCCTAGATTAGACGAACTTAAATAATTATATACTAGATAAGAGTTCTCTTATCTAGTATTTTTACCCTGCGCTTAACTTAACTATCAACAAAACTTAGATACAATCGCGATTATATATTTATCAACTATTTTATGGAGTATTATTAATGACAAAATTCATTTTTGTAACAGGTGGAGTTCTTAGTTCACTAGGAAAAGGTATAACTTCTGCTTCAATTGCAACAATATTAAAACAATCAGGCTTTAAAGTAAGTATGCTTAAAATCGACCCTTACTTAAATGTAGACCCAGGAACAATGAGTCCACTTGAGCATGGAGAAGTTTTTGTTACAGCAGATGGTGCTGAAACAGACTTAGATTTAGGAAACTATGAAAGATTTATTGATAAAACTCTAACTAAAAAAAATAGTTTTACCACAGGACAAGTTTACCAAAGTGTAATTAAAAGAGAAAGAGAAGGTGGTTACTTAGGTAAAACTATTCAAGTAATTCCTCACGTAGTTGATGAAATTAAAGAAAGAATCTATGCCGCAACTGATGATAATGATTTTTTAATTATTGAACTTGGTGGAACAGTAGGAGACATTGAAGGTTTACCTTTTATGGAAGCAATTAGATCTATTAGACATGAACTTCCAAAAACAAACACTATGAATATTCACCTAAGTTTAATTCCATATATCAAAGCAGCTGGTGAGCTAAAAACAAAACCAACTCAACACTCGGTTCAAGAGTTAAGAAGAATCGGTATTACTCCTCATATGTTAGTTTGTAGAACAGAAAGAGAATTACCAAAAAATTTAAAAGATAAATTAGCATTAGCTTGTGATATTGATAGAAATGCAGTTATTGAAGCTGGTGATGCACAATCAATTTATCAAGTTCCATTGCATTTTATAAAAGAAGGAATTTTAACTCCTTTATCAGAGCATTTCAACATTAAAATCAAACCAAATATGGAAAAATGGGATACTTTAGTAAAAAATATTTTAGTTCCACAAAATGAAGTTACGATTGCATTTGTTGGAAAATATTTAGATTTAAAAGAATCATATAAATCACTAATTGAAGCTTTAATTCATGCAGGTGCTCACTTAAATACAAAAGTAAATATTCACTGGTGTGATAGTGAAAGAATTGAAGATGTTGGTGCATTTGATATTATTGGAAAATCTGATGCGATATTAGTTGCTGGTGGTTTTGGACACAGAGGTGTTGAAGGAAAATTAGCTGCTATTAAATATGCAAGAGAAAATAAAATCCCATACCTTGGAATTTGTCTTGGAATGCAATTAGCAATTCTTGAATTTGCAAAAAATGTATTAGGTATTGAAGATGCGAACTCTATAGAATTTGATCCAGATACTAAAAATCCATTAATTTACCTAATTGATGAATTTATTGACCAAAGTGGAAATACTCAATTAAGAACTCATGAATCACCAATGGGTGGAACTATGAGACTAGGTGAATATCCGTTTGAACCACTTAAAGGTTCAAAATTACAGAAAGCTTATGGAAATGAAGAAGTTTATCATGAAAGACATAGACATAGATATGAAGCTAATCCTAAATACAAAGAGCAATTAGAAGCTGCTGGTATGATTATTTCAGGTCAATCAAATGGTTTAATTGAAGCTGTTGAATTAAAAGATCATCCTTGGTTTGTTGGAGTTCAGTTTCATCCTGAATTCACATCACATTTAGAGACACCAAATCCTATTATTTTAGAGTTTGTAAAACAAGCAACTAACAGAAAATAATGTCTAAGATTACAAAAAGTAGACTTTTTGAACTACTATCTGCGAGACACTTGAATAACCCTTATTCAAGACTTGCAGACCTTCCCTCTCCTGAAAAATTTAAAGATATTGATATTGCTTGCAAAAGAATAAGAAAAGCAATTTTAGAAAAAGAGACTATTACAATTGTAGGTGACTACGATGTTGATGGTGTTGTTTCAACATCAATAATGTTGGATTTTTTTAATACTATAAATGTAAAAGTAAATCATATCATTCCAAATAGATTTGAACATGGTTATGGCTTATCAACAAAAATTGTTGATTTAATAGATGAAGGTTTAGTAATTACTGTTGATAATGGAATTTCTGCATATGAAGCTTCTGTTAAATTAAAAGAAAAAAATATTGATTTAATAATCACTGATCATCATACAGTAGGAGCAAAAATTCCAATAGCACTAGCAATTATAAATCCAAAACAAAAAGATTGTAACTTTGAATTCAAAGATATTTGTGGTGCTCAGGTTGCTTGGTATTTATGTGCTGCAATTAAAAAAGAGATGAACCTTGATGTAAATATGTCAAACTTCCTTGATTTGCTTTGTGTGGCAATTATTGCTGATATTATGCCTATGACTGCACTTAATTACACTATTGTTAAACAAGGTCTTAAAAAAATAAAAACCTCATCAAGGGAAGCATTTAAGAAATTAAATGAAATTATGTCAAAAGAGATTTTTGTATCTGATGATGTTGGATTTTTTATTGCTCCAAAATTAAATAGTGCAGGAAGGATGGATGATGCAAGTGTTGCATTATCATTTCTACTTTCAAAGGATTCTTTCTCAGCAAATGAATCTTTATCTCTATTAGATGACCTAAATAATTTTAGAAAAACCCTTCAAGAAGAGATTTCAAAAAAAGCTGAAGCAAAAACTGATAAAAAAGATAATGCTGTTATTGTTTGGGGTGAAAACTGGCATGAAGGTGTAATTGGAATTGTGGCTTCGAAACTATCAAATTTACATAAAAAACCAGCTTTTATCTTCTCTATTCATGAAGGAATTGCAAAAGGAAGTGCTAGAGCAAATGCTAATATCAACCTCTATGATGTTATCACTAAAGCAGCTCATCTATTACTAGGTTATGGTGGGCATAAAAATGCTGCAGGACTATCTTTAAAAGAAGAGAACCTTGAAGAGTTCAAAACTATAATAAATCAAGAATTAGAGAGTTTTAAAGAAGATCTACATATAGAACCTATTACCTTAGGTGAACTTGACGTTTCAAGTGTAGACTTAGAATTTTTATCTATTATTGAACAATTTGAACCTTATGGTTTAGAAAATCATAGACCTATTTTTAAAATTTCTAATACGTCTTTAGTAAAATATGATTTAATTGGCCGTGATAAAAATCATTTAAAATTAACACTAAATAGTGATGGTGCGATATTTGAAGCTTTAAAATTTAATGATTCGAATATTAATTTATCTAAAAATTTAGATTTGATTGTGTCAGTTAGTAAAAACGAGTTTAGAGGAGAAGTTACTCCTCAATTTTTAATTCAAGATATTTTATAAAAGAATTATAACACCATACGAGGACGATAATAAACAGGTTCTTTAAGTTGTTCCTCTTGTGTTTTTTGTTGAATACCTTCTAATTCTAAAATTTCAGTGTCTATATCTGTTCTTTCATAAGAAGAAGACAAAATATTTCCATTTCTAATATCAATCAATTTTATAAATACATTTAAACTTCTACTTGTGATTGAGTATGTTCCAACAACAGCATATTTCTCTTTTGAAAGCTTATCAGAAATTATATTATCTTTGTTTCTTGTTAGCAAATTAAATCCACTTTTTCCAAACTCAAACTCTTTTCCTAATTCAATCTCTCTTACAATTATATTTTGAGAAACTAAACTATCTTTTAGCATACTAGAAAGTAAAAATCCTAATTGAGATTTATTCCTTAACTTATCAAGATTAACAAAATCAGATACTAAAACTACATCTGTTGGGGCTAGATTCTTTTTGATTTTACTTGCTGATTCAGATACAAGTTTTGATACTAAAGAGTGGAAATTATTTGTTCCATTAATTGGATTTTTATAAGAACAAGAACTAAGAAAAAATACTAAGAAAATTGGAATAAAAATATATTTCAATTTTCCTAAATAATTAAATACCATTTACTTATCGTTCTTTTACAATATTAATAGTTCTAGCAGGAGCACAATCTTTAAAAATTATACAATCATTTGCAATACCATGTTCATAAGTAGCTCTTGCACTTGTAATGATTTTACCAGTAATATTATCTATTACTCTAGCATTTAACATTATTTTACCTAGCAATCTTGAATAAGTTCCAACTACAACATAAGTATTAGGTATTCTGCTTTTTAGTTCATGGGGTTTTCTTGAAATAAAATATTCACCTTCATCATTTATTGAAATAGCCATTTGTCCTCTAAATTCAGTAATATCAAAACCTCTATTTGAAAGTTCATTAATTAAACTTTCACTTACAATTCTTCCAAATTCAGTAGTTTTTTTAAACTCATCAAGTCTAACAAAAGATGTGATTAATACAGGTTTGTTTGTATCCATTTTTTTGTTTAATAACATTTGAGTTGCTAAAGATGCGATTGTTGATTCTAATGTATTTTGAGTTGTTACATTTTTTTGCATATCAGCCGCAACTGCAAGTTGTTGTTTGTTATCTTGTACTTTATTATATTCTTTTGTAATAGGATCACTTCTAGTAACTGTACATCCCGTTACAAAAATTAAAAATGTACCTACCAATAAACTCGACTTAAGAATACTTTCAAACATTAAAAACCCCTTTTCATAATTGCTTAAATTCTATTTAAAGTTAGCTTAGATATTCTTGAATGATAATTTACTACTTTAAAAGTAATATTATATCCTATATTACAAGGCTTTTGTTTTAAATTATCGTAATATATAATCAATTAAAAAGAATAAGGAAATTTTATGTCAAATATTATAATACCCATATCAAATGGATTCGAGGAAATTGAAGCAATAACGATTATTGACGTATGTAGACGGGCAAATATAAAAGTTACTATTGCAGGTGTTGAAAATATAGAAACAATAGGTGCACATGGAATAAAAATAATTTCAGATGCAAAAATAGAAAATATCAATTGTGATGATTTTGATATGATAGTTTTGCCAGGTGGACTTCCTAATGCTTTCACACTTGCTGATAATGAAAAAGTTCAATCTTTATTAAAAGAATTTAAAGAAAAAAAGAAAAAAATTGGAGCTATATGTGCTGCTCCGTATGCTTTGCACAAAGCAGACGTATTAAATGAAAATTTTACGTGTTATCCATCTTTTGAAGAAAAAATTAGACTTTCTGGTTACCATGAGAATGATGCAGTTGTAATAGATAATGATGTGATTACATCAAGAGGTCCAGCAACTGCGATGATTTTTGCCTTAGAAATTGTAAGTATTCTTTGTGATGAAGAAGTTTATGAGAGTGTTAAAGAAGGTTTATTAGCAAAGGATTATTAAAAAATTGTCATTCAATTGTAATCAAAAAGATTTAGAATGCTTGGATGAAATACAAAAGCATTTTTATATCAGATGTACATTTAGGTACTCGCTTCTCAAAGGCAAAAGTTCTTCTTAATTTTTTAAAACATAATAACTGTGAACAACTATTTTTAGTGGGAGATATTATTGATGGCTGGGCTATAAAAAGAAAATTAGTCTGGCCACAAGCCCATTCAGATGTTATTCAAAGAATTCTAAAAAAAGCTAGAAAAGGTACAAAAGTTACTTTTATTACTGGTAACCATGATGAATTTTTAAGACCTTTTGTTCCTTTACTTTTAGGAAACTCTTTAAATATTGCAAATGATTTAGAATACATAGGAATTAATGGGAAAAAATATTATATTACCCATGGAGATTTTTTTGATTCTATTACTATGACAAAAAAATGGTTAGCGGTTTTAGGTGATTATGGTTATGACTTACTTTTACATCTAAATGCTTTATTAAATTTTATTAGAAAATACATAGGTATAAAAAAATATTGGTCATTATCAAAATATATAAAAGATAGTGTAAAATCTTCTGTTTCATTTATCAATGACTTTGAAACTGTTTTATCAAATCATGCAAAAAACAAAGGCTACGATGGTATCATTTGTGGACACATTCATAAAGCAGAAATAAGAGATATTGAAAAAATTGAATATTTAAACTGTGGAGATTGGGTTGAGTCTTGTACTGCAATTGTAGAAACATTTGAGGGAGAATTTTTGATAATTAATTGGTTAGATAAAGAAATGACACATGAAAATAAAGACAAATAATCTAGCTCTTACCCTTGGTGGTGGAGCTGCTCGTGGTGCTTTTCATTTAGGAGTATTAGATTTTTGTGAAGAACATAAAATAGAAATTCAAGCGTATAGTGGCTCATCCATTGGAGCAATAATTAGTGCTTCCCACGCTAGTGGAATAAGTGCAAAAGAACAATTAAAAATATTCTCTTCAAAAGATGTTAGACAAACTTTAAAATTCAACTATTTTAGAAATGGTTTATTAAAAATTGATCAATCAAATAAAATCATAAAAGAGCTTCTTCCCAT from Arcobacter venerupis includes these protein-coding regions:
- a CDS encoding CTP synthase — encoded protein: MTKFIFVTGGVLSSLGKGITSASIATILKQSGFKVSMLKIDPYLNVDPGTMSPLEHGEVFVTADGAETDLDLGNYERFIDKTLTKKNSFTTGQVYQSVIKREREGGYLGKTIQVIPHVVDEIKERIYAATDDNDFLIIELGGTVGDIEGLPFMEAIRSIRHELPKTNTMNIHLSLIPYIKAAGELKTKPTQHSVQELRRIGITPHMLVCRTERELPKNLKDKLALACDIDRNAVIEAGDAQSIYQVPLHFIKEGILTPLSEHFNIKIKPNMEKWDTLVKNILVPQNEVTIAFVGKYLDLKESYKSLIEALIHAGAHLNTKVNIHWCDSERIEDVGAFDIIGKSDAILVAGGFGHRGVEGKLAAIKYARENKIPYLGICLGMQLAILEFAKNVLGIEDANSIEFDPDTKNPLIYLIDEFIDQSGNTQLRTHESPMGGTMRLGEYPFEPLKGSKLQKAYGNEEVYHERHRHRYEANPKYKEQLEAAGMIISGQSNGLIEAVELKDHPWFVGVQFHPEFTSHLETPNPIILEFVKQATNRK
- the recJ gene encoding single-stranded-DNA-specific exonuclease RecJ, translated to MSKITKSRLFELLSARHLNNPYSRLADLPSPEKFKDIDIACKRIRKAILEKETITIVGDYDVDGVVSTSIMLDFFNTINVKVNHIIPNRFEHGYGLSTKIVDLIDEGLVITVDNGISAYEASVKLKEKNIDLIITDHHTVGAKIPIALAIINPKQKDCNFEFKDICGAQVAWYLCAAIKKEMNLDVNMSNFLDLLCVAIIADIMPMTALNYTIVKQGLKKIKTSSREAFKKLNEIMSKEIFVSDDVGFFIAPKLNSAGRMDDASVALSFLLSKDSFSANESLSLLDDLNNFRKTLQEEISKKAEAKTDKKDNAVIVWGENWHEGVIGIVASKLSNLHKKPAFIFSIHEGIAKGSARANANINLYDVITKAAHLLLGYGGHKNAAGLSLKEENLEEFKTIINQELESFKEDLHIEPITLGELDVSSVDLEFLSIIEQFEPYGLENHRPIFKISNTSLVKYDLIGRDKNHLKLTLNSDGAIFEALKFNDSNINLSKNLDLIVSVSKNEFRGEVTPQFLIQDIL
- a CDS encoding DJ-1 family glyoxalase III yields the protein MSNIIIPISNGFEEIEAITIIDVCRRANIKVTIAGVENIETIGAHGIKIISDAKIENINCDDFDMIVLPGGLPNAFTLADNEKVQSLLKEFKEKKKKIGAICAAPYALHKADVLNENFTCYPSFEEKIRLSGYHENDAVVIDNDVITSRGPATAMIFALEIVSILCDEEVYESVKEGLLAKDY
- a CDS encoding FlgO family outer membrane protein; the protein is MFESILKSSLLVGTFLIFVTGCTVTRSDPITKEYNKVQDNKQQLAVAADMQKNVTTQNTLESTIASLATQMLLNKKMDTNKPVLITSFVRLDEFKKTTEFGRIVSESLINELSNRGFDITEFRGQMAISINDEGEYFISRKPHELKSRIPNTYVVVGTYSRLLGKIMLNARVIDNITGKIITSARATYEHGIANDCIIFKDCAPARTINIVKER
- the ccoG gene encoding cytochrome c oxidase accessory protein CcoG, which produces MNEKNAFSKKTPYRYRRYIGYLIASIVALGLPFIRIDGNHIFLLSFDKKQLHLLGTAFDMQELYLMPFLLMLLFLGIFAATSLGGRAWCGWACPQTIFRVIYRDLIESWLLGLRRIKNKQKEPDLSKAENKTKKVIGIILWACLALLAAADFMWYFVPPEDFLAYLQDPTEHLFLIGFVLSIAAFLVYDVVFLKEDFCVYICPYSRVQSVLYDNDTYQAIYSTNRGGEIYNDHKEKIIFKAKDLPDTKNECTTCEACVTVCPTHIDIRKGLQLECINCLECVDACTSVMGKLGKPSLVQWSSTNAIKNDIPTKMVRRSTIMYFVALVVVIALLFLMGGEKEHMLLNINKTTQLYKIKENHVVANNFVLLFQNTESKPLTYDLEIVDHPDIKIIRFEPFTLSPGKLAKKVVILETDKILVSDKLKDTPITVTIKAFAKEDPEKVVVYRKAVFIYPRLDELK
- a CDS encoding FlgO family outer membrane protein; translation: MKYIFIPIFLVFFLSSCSYKNPINGTNNFHSLVSKLVSESASKIKKNLAPTDVVLVSDFVNLDKLRNKSQLGFLLSSMLKDSLVSQNIIVREIELGKEFEFGKSGFNLLTRNKDNIISDKLSKEKYAVVGTYSITSRSLNVFIKLIDIRNGNILSSSYERTDIDTEILELEGIQQKTQEEQLKEPVYYRPRMVL
- a CDS encoding UDP-2,3-diacylglucosamine diphosphatase, giving the protein MKYKSIFISDVHLGTRFSKAKVLLNFLKHNNCEQLFLVGDIIDGWAIKRKLVWPQAHSDVIQRILKKARKGTKVTFITGNHDEFLRPFVPLLLGNSLNIANDLEYIGINGKKYYITHGDFFDSITMTKKWLAVLGDYGYDLLLHLNALLNFIRKYIGIKKYWSLSKYIKDSVKSSVSFINDFETVLSNHAKNKGYDGIICGHIHKAEIRDIEKIEYLNCGDWVESCTAIVETFEGEFLIINWLDKEMTHENKDK